In Flavobacteriales bacterium, the sequence GCAGGTGTTCCGGAGGAAGAGGTTATGTGCGGTTGATTGCTCGGGCCAGTAGATATCAGCACGTTATCCCAAACGGTTGGAACTGCATCAGAACTCCAGTTCGAAGCGGTATTCCAATCGGTAGAAGTAGAGCCGTCCCAGATCGGTCTTATAGCAGTGCGATAGAGTTCATTTCCAGTATCAGCTCCTCCATTGGCCTTGAAAATCACATGATCGCCAAAGGCGGCAAGAAATGCCGGGTTAAAATCTGTTCCGGGCTGGTCGTCTACCATTACGGTACCAGCTTCGGTACCGTCACTTTTCCACAGTTCCGAACCGCTGACACCATCATTGGCATTGAAGTATAGAGTTCCGTTGGCATTGACCATGTACGAAATCCCTGCGTTGGTACTGCCCAGACCAATGTCCTTCACCATTACTGTTCCGACCTCAGTGCCATCGCTTTTCCATAGCTCCGAACCGTTGACACCATCATCCGCAACAAAAAAAAGTGACGTGCCAGCACCCACGGGATAAGAGATGTTCGATGAACCGATACCTGGTTGGATGTCCTTGACCATAACCGTCCCTCCTTCAGTACCATCGGTCTTCCAAAGTTCCGTTCCATTTGTTCCATCATTGGCCCTGAAATACAAGATTCCATTGACATTGACGAAATAACTCGGGTTGGACCCACTACTACCAGTGTTAATGTATTTGATCAAAACCGTACCCGATTCGGTACCGTCACTCTTCCAAAGCTCTGTTCCATTGGTTCCTTCATTGGCTGAGAAATACAGCACTCCATCTGAATTGATAAGTGAACCAGGACTGGAACTAAGGTTGCCGGAGCGAATGTCCTTTACCATTACAGTACCTGTTTCTGTACCATCGCTTTTCCAAAGTTCCAGACCACTGACACCATCACTGGCACGGAAAAACACCGTTCCGCCAAGCTCTGTGAGGAACTGTGGCGAACTTGAGCCACTACCGGGGAAAACATCTTTAACCATGACCGTTCCAGACTCAGTACCATCACTCTTCCAAAGTTCGATGCCGTTAGCGTTACTCGCCTTGGCAGAAAACATCAGAGTTCCGTTTACATTGGTAAGATTCTGTGGATTTGAGTGCTGACTTCCAGGATAAATGTCTTTAACCAGAACGGTACCCGACTCAGTACCATCGGTCTTAAAGAGTTCCACTCCTGTGGAGCCATCGGTAGCCCTGAAAAAAAGTGTACCATTGACCTCTGTGAAATTAGAGGGGCTGGCAAAGCCAGTTCCTGAACGGATATCCTTTACCAACATGGTCCCAGCCTCGGTGCCGTCTGTTCTCCACATCTCATTGCCGTAAGTAGCCTCCGATGCGGTGAAGATCAACGCACCATCATATTCAACAAAGCCTGACACACTGGTACTGGCACTGCCGGGAGAAATCTCCTTTAGCAAGGTTATCTGCTGCTGCGCCTGAGCCCTCGCAAGCACAGACAAAAGGGTCAAAATGAAGAATGAAAATTTTTTCATGGATGAAGTTTTTGGTTAAATGGATTCAATTTCTAATTCAAGTGTTTGAAAGATGACCTGAAGCAATCTCCAGCAGGGTTATGTCCAATACTGTTACCTGACCAACTGTAATATCGACCGTGTGGTACTGAGGCACGAAGCGTTCTTTGGAAAATCGGATTTGGCGGTTGCCCTCTGGCAACAAGGGTAGGAGGTACTGACCCCGTTCATCTGTCAGGGCGATTATGTCAGATACCGTATCTGTGACCAGCACCTCGGCCAAGATGGTCTCCGTTCCATCAGTCAACATGGCTGAGACGATACCCCTTATTGAAGCCTCTTCGGCAGATGATTGTTTGTAAACATCCAAATCGTTGTCCGGCATTTTAGAAAGAGTTCGGGTTATGGCAACAGCATATCATTACTGGCTGCAAACCTGAGGAAAACCGAACGACCGACCCATACCCTACTTATGGACAAAACATGGACAACAACAAGCATCAAGCACAAAGTACTATGGACGGTCGATGTTTCTTAGCACCTCATCCACCTCCATGCCATCCGAACCACGGAGTTTCTGCGCCATGCGATAGCGTTTTTTAATGACGCTGTCGTGCGATATCTGAAGAATATGCGCAATTTCCTTGTTGTGCAACCCGAGTTTAAGTAGGGAGCAGAATTCCAATTCGCTACCTGTAAGGTCTGGAAATTGCTTGGAGAGTTGATTGATGAAATTCGGGTCGATGCTCTTGAACTTATCGAGCAAGCGTTCCGTGAATGTCTGGTCGCGCACCAATGTGCTGATGGACTTTTGCAATCTTTTAGCATCTGTTTCATCCTTCTGTTCAGAAAGTATTCTGCGAATGTTCTCACGGATGCTGTTCACTTCCATGGCGGTTGCCAGCAGTTCCTGCTTCTGCTTTTCAATAACGCTTTCCCTCAGTTTTAGATTCTCCTCCTGAAGCCGCGCTTCTTTTTCAAGACCTCGTTTCTCATCATTTAGGCGTTGCAGTTCAAGTACTGACAATCGGTGTTTCAATCGTTTGGTGTACCATAGATAAATGCCGATGCCTGTGGCAATCGTAAACAGCAGCAGGCTGATGGCGATCCAAAGTCGATTCTGTGCATTATTCTTCTCAAGCAGTTCCACCTTTGCCTGGGCAAGCTGTCGTTCTCCATCAATGATCTCCGACTTGTACCTTTCGTGCAGTTCCTTGACCACAAATTGATCGTAAAGACCCGACAGGCTGTCTTTGAGCAATACAATCTTTTTAAGCGTGGCCAATTGCTTGGCCTCTTCACCAAGCGCCTCAAGCGTTTGTAGCTTAACCTCCTCGTACCTTAGTCGGTCCACAAGCCTTTCGTCCTGCTCAAAAGTGGTTTCCTCAAACCTTTTGATCGCCTGATCGGCTTCGGCAAATTTGCCCACTCCATTCAAAAATGAGACATACTCTGTGGTAATCAGCAAAACCTCATCTTCGGCAACCAGTGCTTCAGAAAAAGCTGTTCGGAATGATTCGATGGCCTGATCATTACGCGCTAAACTTTTCAGTGCAACCCCTTTGTTCATTTGGGCATAACCCATCAGATAGCTGAAGGCCTCGGTCGTATTTATGGTGGCAATGACGGAATCGGTCGTTTCCAACGCTTCTGCTCCTTTGTTGATCTGAGAAAGAACATACGATCTTGTAAGCAGCCCAATGCAATAAGTGAGCATTCCGAAGTCTTTCTTAAGCACGGGCAACGCGTTATTGTAACGTTCCAGCGCAAACTCGTAATCCTTTTGTGATGTAAAGGAATTGGCCAAATTAAAATTGGCTAACGCCTTGTCACGTTCATGATCAACCGTGTCCTGTTCATACAATTCCAATGCTTGAAGAAGGTATTGGATGGCCTGATCATTAACTCCTGAATAAGAATAGACGTTGGCCAGATCAACATAGCATTTTGCCATACCCGCAACGTTCTTAAATTGTCGATAAAACGCGAGTGCCTCAAACAAAAGGTCGGCAGCTTCCGATAGCTTTCCAGACTCGCTATATACCGCTGCCAGATTTATGAGATTACCGACCCTATGTTCCGGTCGGTCTTTATTGATGGCAATATTCTTCTTGAAATAATATTCAGCGGAATCCAGTTCGTTGGTGGTCCAATAATAGACGCCTACGAGTTGCAAGGTGTAAGCAAAAACGGTATCAGGAACTTCTGCTTTCTGCACAAGCAGGTCGTAAAGGTCTTCCTTGGCCTGCGCAGGGTTCTTGTGTATCAGTTTCTGCGTTGCCTGCTGGCGCTCACGATACGTTTCAATGTTTCCCGCCTGTGCCTCATACATACATGTAAGCACGGATAGGAGCATGAAAAGCTTTCGTTTCAAAATCAACGTCTGTAGCGGCTAAGAAAAATCTGAATCCAAAGTAAATCGAATTGAATCAAATCACGGTCAGCGTATCACCGCGCCCAGATTTCCACATTGTCAATTCCGAACGATTCATTACTACGGTCTTCATTCAGTGTTGAACCAATGATGAGATAAAAATTCCCGTTTCCGATCACATTATTTCGCACATGAAGCATCGCTGTTCTTACTTGGTCTCCTTCGCTGCCCCCGATAAAACTGTAATCGATCCTTCCCTGCGTGTCATCGCTATTGTCATGGTTTTCCACCCACAGAATGGTCGGATTTCCTGTAAGACTGCTGGCCACGCCTGCATATCCGCGCTCGCGAGCATCCCAACTGTCAATGAAGAAATAGTCGAAGGTTATCTGCGCCTCCGTCCAACTGACCCCCGACATGTCAAATAGCTTCTTGAAAACATTGTTGTTATCGCTGTCGTTTGTACCATTCGCATAGTTGTTCAGAAACGAGCTTACACCAATAATTCCTGGGGTGTCCCGTTGGAATTCACCACTTGCAACCGATGAACTGGTGTTGCTCTCGTAGAGGTTCCAGCCATCATTGCTGGTTTTAAAATCGTCACGGTAAATAAGGGTCCAGCCATTGTTGCTTTCCTTGGTATTGAACTCAACTTTGGAGTCTTCACCCGTAATTCGAAAATCTCCTTCCACATCAAGGAGAGCATTTGGAGAAACTGTTCCGATTCCGACATTTCCCCCTGTTTCAATCCGCATTTTGGTATTTCCATTCGTGAATGTGGTCCCGTATGAAATGTCGTAGTGTTCACTCTGATTCAGACCTATCATCCAATAATTTGAACCAGCATCGGAGTTGTTGAAACTAATGGCCGCCTCTCCACTGCTTCCTGTGTTTTTAACCACAATTCCTCCATCGTCCCAACCACCATCTCCGCCCGTAGTTCCTACTATATGTAATTTGGCCGTTGGGTCAGAAACTCCTATCCCGACATTACCTATTTCGGAAATTCGCATTTGCTCGGCAACGCCCGAACCTGGGTTTGTCATGAACCCCAAATAGCCCAGTTGTCCGCCAGTAGCCGCCATTCCACCGAAAACACGGGCCATGGTGAATTCGGTGCCACTGCCTTCGTTACTATCGTAATCGTTCAGATCTATGGCTGCTATCTCGCAGGTGGTGCAGGCGTTGCGTGCTCCCACTACTTCCAGTTTAGCGTCTGCGCCTGATGTGATGCTTTGTTCAAACCGTCCCAAAACAGTTTGTCCTTCCAATACGTGCAACGGAGCCGATGGAGCTGTGAGCCCAATACCGACATTCCCGCCATTGAAAATTCCATTGCCATCAATGCGAAATCCAGCTGCCTGGTCGGTGGCCAACTGATTCTGAATGTAGTCGTTGCTGCCAGAAGGGAGATCCGATCCAGTAGCAACGGAAACAGTTCCATCTCCTCCCGAAACCGTAAGAACTCCATTTGTGGTGTACGCATTCAGCTTCACGGTGCCTGTTCCAAGAATCTCAAACCGTTTATCCCACTCAGCTTCCGAACCTGTACTTGGATTGCTTGCTCCGCCCGTGTTCACAGAAACACCGAATAATGTGGTGGCATCTCCATCATTAGAATCACCGATCACAATCGCCTGATTGGTGCTCCCTTGTTCATTCACCAATGCCATGGTATGCTCGTAGGTGTCATCAAAACCGTATTGGCTTCCAGCCGCGAGGTCAGGTCGAATGCGAAGGGAATTATCAGAAGATGAGCTAATCCAAATATCCCCAATGACCTCTAACTTTCCCTGCGGACCAGAAGTTCCAATTCCCACATTTCCATCGTTTGTCACGGTCACCCTCACCGAATCATCGGTAATGAACTGGACATCTGGATCGGCATCTTCCGAACCGATAACCAACGCATTGGCGGTTGTTCCTGTTGATCGGGTTCCGTCCGTACCCTCAAGCCCAATGAAACCATTGCTGGCGTTCGCATCCTGCTTGAATGTGATGAATGGATTGTCAGATTCGTTGCTATCGTCCGTATCTGCCTCAATAATCAACTCCGCATCACCGGAAGTTCCAGCGCTTACGTGCAATAGGGAAACAGGCTCATCTATGCCAATTCCAACCTGTCTGTCATCGATATCGGCAGAGAAGATCGGATTGGCCAATGCGTCTTCAATAAGAAGGTTGTTCGGTGAAGTGCGGTAATAGATGGCCGCCTCGCCTCCGACAAACGAAACCCCATGTGGCCCCGTGCTTCCGTTGAATTGCAATTCGCTTGTGTTACTTGGCATAACGATATTGCCGTCCGTGGACAGCGTCAGGTCGGTTCCGTCAAACGTAAAGCCACTGTTTCCTGTCAAACTGTTGCTTCCCGACCAGTAGGTCACCTGACCAGCAGTTCCAGAACCCGTCAACGAATTGTCCGCGGTAATCAATCGTACCCATTGCGCCCCTGACCAGTAGTAGTATCCGGGAGTAACCTGCGTTGCCCCAGAACCTGCCGTTACCGTATTATAAACAAGCAAAGATGTTGCTGGGCTGGAAACGGGTGAGGCCGAATTGGTAGCCGTCAGGGCAACACGTGGTAACAGAAACCCCTGATCGGACGATCGCACTTCCATGATGGCAGAGGCATCTGGAGAACCATTGGCCCCACTTACCAACACCCCTGTTGATTGACACCAAGCATCGTAGGATAGAAAAATCCACAACAGAAGAAATAGAGCCAATCTTAGACATTGCATAACCTCGAACCTTTGAGTCCAACAAAGGTACTTTGGTCAGCTCTCACCAACTATTAATGCAATCGCTCAAACCATGGACAAACCATGGACAAGATTCGGAATTGGTTGCAATATGTGTGTATTCATAAGAATCTGATGATGGACAACAGATCAGTTCCGCATGTGGAAAACGCTTTCACTTCCACCAGCGGAGTGGGTTCAGTTTTTTGATAACAGAAGCCTCAGGGTCCGAACTTGGGCCGAAGGACATCATCACCATGCTTATCTCATTGTCGATGGTTACTTTTTTGACAGCGGGTTTGCTGTATTTATTTTTCATTGCTTAGGTTATAGGTATTAGGAGTTAGCGTCATTGCGAGGAACGAAGCAATCTGTGTCTAAACTAGATTGCCTCGCTCGTATCTCGCTCGCAATGACGTGCTAGTTGAGTAATACGCGGTGTGTCTGTTCTGTTTGTGGTCTCCAACCACCGCGATGCTGTTTGCATTAAGGGTATAATTGCCTTGCGCTGGAAGTTTCACACCCAACGGAACAGTCGGGTTGGTTGCTCTGACCAAGAGACCGTTGATGGCTATAGCTGGTAGTGAAGCGAAGCCTTTGACCTACTTTCAGTTCTAGCCACTACGAAGGTTGGTTCCATTCAACAGTTATCTTCATTCCTGTGTTGAATTCTTTATTGATTGGAATTTGAGACGACACGTTCGTAGGTTAAGTTTGAGTTTCTTGTCAGCCATTCAAGCTATATCCTTTACCATGCCGTTCATGAAATACCGCCACTTAGTTCTTGCTGTCTTGTTTTTGAGTCTCGTTTCCAATGTATGGGCCCAGCAGCTTCGCACAGAAGATGACAAAGACGAAAACGAGACCATCGAAACATCCATCTTGCACGGACAGCAACGTTGGTATAAGCTGATGGAAAAGCCACGCGTCAAGTATTCGAAGGTGCAATCTGCCTACGAAAAATACTTTGCTGAGCATGCTGATGAAGGCAGCGGCCCTAAGGAATATGGCGTTGGCTGGTTAAAGACCAAGATATTCTATCTCGACAGGAAAGGAAGGGTTCAGGATGCGCCAAAGGCGGATATGAACCGCATCAAGCCAAGGGCGATGAGCGGTGCGCCAACGGATACGTATTCTGGCGATTGGCGCATGATCGGCCCCGTAAATACGTACAACGGCCCGGGTGCTGGTGGTGGCAACAATGGTGGTTATGCCTATTGTGTGAGAATGGACCCGACCAACACGAACAAACTCTTCTGCGGATTTGTGACGGGCGGACTGTGGATGAGCAGCGACAATGGTGTTTCGTGGAGTTTAACGGATGCCAATCTTCCGGCAGATTCGTACTACGATATTGATGTGTGCGCTGCCAACAGCGATGTGGTCTATGCCATCAGCAGATCGGCAGTGATCAAATCAACAGATGGCGGTGCATCGTGGTTGCCAACCGCTTTGAACAGCACCAACTACAGCGGAACGGCCTACGATATTGCAGCTTCACCAAGCGACCCAAATGTGGTAATTGCGCGCTGGGGAACGAAGATCTACCGAACAGCAGATGGTGGCTCCGTTTGGACAGAAGTGCAAACAGGTCTTCAGAATTTCAGCATTTGGGACAGCAACCTGAACAGCGAAGTGATCGATTTTGACAACAACAATTCGAGCGTTGTTTATGCTACCGACCGTGGCAATAGTCAGAATTCAGTAGCGGTTTACCGTTCTACCAATGCAGGACAGAACTTCAGCCTTTTTCAGACCATTACGCTGCCTGGAAATGCTACCGGAACCGTGACCGGATGGTCGAAGGTGTGCACAGCAACCAATAACACGAACGCGGTTTATATCATGATCGGAAGCGGTTCCTCTTCTTATTCGCATGTGGCGGTTCATCTATTCAAACTGAACGCAACAAACGGAAACATTGATCTGCAGCGCATCAATATGGTGGATGGCATCAACACAGATTATGGCTCTACCACTTCGCTGCATCATGGCGATATTGCCATGGACATCACCAATGAGAATAAGATTGTTTGGGGATCTTACAGCCAGCAGAACGTGCAGTATTCCACCAATAATGGCGTGAGCTTTTCGACCTCTACTTCCTCTGTTCATTCCGACCTCCGCAGTATTTACATGTACAACGGAAAAGTGATATTAGGAACGGATGGTTCTGGTGATGTTTCGACAGATGGTGGCGACCATTTCAGCATTGTGACCAAAAGCGTTTCGAACCACGAACTGTGGGGATTCGGCTCGGCTTTCAAATCAAGTCATTTGGCGGCCGGAACAAATCATGGTCCGTTGATGGTACGCGATAGCGAAAGTGCAAACGGCTGGTTCACGCTTCTGGGTGCCGATCAGGGCAACTCCGATTTCAATCCGCTGGATAGCGTTTCGGCCTATTCGCAGGGTTATGATTCGTATCACATCACCCTTACTGGAAATCAGAATTGGGTGAACGGTTCGCAGCAGATCGATCCGGGAGGCATTTACAGCTATTTCAATTCGATGGAATTCCATCCGCATCGTTATCATACACTCATCACGCATCACGCAGGGCAGTACCCAAGTTCGGTGCCGCAGGAAACGCGCGACATTTGGAAGAATTCACTTATCCGAAGTGATGACAATGGCCTGACCGTTTCGGTGGTGCATACCTTCAACGCGCAACTCTTCCGAGAAAAGATATGTGTAGGCGATACGTCCAGGATCTATGCGGTTGTGGGGCTTACCAATAATTCGTTGATGAAAACCACGGACGGAGGCGCCACGTGGACCGATATCACGCCATCCACTTCTGTTACGGGTGCATCCATTCGCAACATCAGCGATATTGCCGTAAGCGATGTGAATCCGAATGAAATTTGGGTGAGTTACTCAGGCGTACAGAGCACTTGCAAAGTGCTGCATTCTACCGATGGCGGCAGCAGCTACACCAACCTCACCCAAAGCGTTCTTACAAGCTTTCCAATTACGAAAATGATCTTCCAACGCGGTACAGATGGTGGCGTTTACGTGGGTAACGAATCGGGAATCTATTACCGCAACAATACCATGAGCAATTGGGTGGAACTCGGCAACGGACTGCCTGCCATGGATATCCGCTTCCTGTTCATTAATTACTACAAAGGCAAGCTGCTGATAGGAACTAGCCGTGGCGCTTGGGATCACGACCTCTACGAAAGCTCGAACACCATGGCGCAGATATCGGCAAATACCCTCACGCCTACTTGCCAAGAACCAAAGGTTCAGTTCAGGGATTTCAGCGTGGTGAGCAATGCAGGTAACGGTGCAACCTATCAATGGGATTTTCCTGGCGGAACACCATCAACTTCAAATCTGGAAACGCCTTTGGTGAGTTATTTGGGCGCCACGCCCGGCACCTACGATGTGACATTGACTGTGACGGATGAGAACGGGACAAGCACGCAAACGCTCCAAGATTTCATTACATACACAGCCGAAAATTGCTGCGAAGACCTTCCTTCGGGATGGGTCCATATTGACATTGGAACCACTACTACA encodes:
- a CDS encoding PKD domain-containing protein → MSAIQAISFTMPFMKYRHLVLAVLFLSLVSNVWAQQLRTEDDKDENETIETSILHGQQRWYKLMEKPRVKYSKVQSAYEKYFAEHADEGSGPKEYGVGWLKTKIFYLDRKGRVQDAPKADMNRIKPRAMSGAPTDTYSGDWRMIGPVNTYNGPGAGGGNNGGYAYCVRMDPTNTNKLFCGFVTGGLWMSSDNGVSWSLTDANLPADSYYDIDVCAANSDVVYAISRSAVIKSTDGGASWLPTALNSTNYSGTAYDIAASPSDPNVVIARWGTKIYRTADGGSVWTEVQTGLQNFSIWDSNLNSEVIDFDNNNSSVVYATDRGNSQNSVAVYRSTNAGQNFSLFQTITLPGNATGTVTGWSKVCTATNNTNAVYIMIGSGSSSYSHVAVHLFKLNATNGNIDLQRINMVDGINTDYGSTTSLHHGDIAMDITNENKIVWGSYSQQNVQYSTNNGVSFSTSTSSVHSDLRSIYMYNGKVILGTDGSGDVSTDGGDHFSIVTKSVSNHELWGFGSAFKSSHLAAGTNHGPLMVRDSESANGWFTLLGADQGNSDFNPLDSVSAYSQGYDSYHITLTGNQNWVNGSQQIDPGGIYSYFNSMEFHPHRYHTLITHHAGQYPSSVPQETRDIWKNSLIRSDDNGLTVSVVHTFNAQLFREKICVGDTSRIYAVVGLTNNSLMKTTDGGATWTDITPSTSVTGASIRNISDIAVSDVNPNEIWVSYSGVQSTCKVLHSTDGGSSYTNLTQSVLTSFPITKMIFQRGTDGGVYVGNESGIYYRNNTMSNWVELGNGLPAMDIRFLFINYYKGKLLIGTSRGAWDHDLYESSNTMAQISANTLTPTCQEPKVQFRDFSVVSNAGNGATYQWDFPGGTPSTSNLETPLVSYLGATPGTYDVTLTVTDENGTSTQTLQDFITYTAENCCEDLPSGWVHIDIGTTTTPSEVCYTPSDGNFKITSHSSGISDPNDNFPFIFKGLVGDGEIVARVKDVTDIWNYSGGIMLRNSLAANSNYLFLNSLDSRGVFDIYRTNNTGNTGYQLVTTYPMPMWLKIVRSGNQLTTHYSADGVNWTLYHSFNQTLNQTVYVGLAASKDGCVTNIDNVSVTGQVVTGVEDQEKEPALSAYPNPMKTSVTVSGLSGTNVLKMLDASGKLVYSINTSANTETIPTEGMATGLYIISVENAEQGTQQTINVMKE
- a CDS encoding carboxypeptidase-like regulatory domain-containing protein; protein product: MPDNDLDVYKQSSAEEASIRGIVSAMLTDGTETILAEVLVTDTVSDIIALTDERGQYLLPLLPEGNRQIRFSKERFVPQYHTVDITVGQVTVLDITLLEIASGHLSNT
- a CDS encoding T9SS type A sorting domain-containing protein — its product is MKKFSFFILTLLSVLARAQAQQQITLLKEISPGSASTSVSGFVEYDGALIFTASEATYGNEMWRTDGTEAGTMLVKDIRSGTGFASPSNFTEVNGTLFFRATDGSTGVELFKTDGTESGTVLVKDIYPGSQHSNPQNLTNVNGTLMFSAKASNANGIELWKSDGTESGTVMVKDVFPGSGSSSPQFLTELGGTVFFRASDGVSGLELWKSDGTETGTVMVKDIRSGNLSSSPGSLINSDGVLYFSANEGTNGTELWKSDGTESGTVLIKYINTGSSGSNPSYFVNVNGILYFRANDGTNGTELWKTDGTEGGTVMVKDIQPGIGSSNISYPVGAGTSLFFVADDGVNGSELWKSDGTEVGTVMVKDIGLGSTNAGISYMVNANGTLYFNANDGVSGSELWKSDGTEAGTVMVDDQPGTDFNPAFLAAFGDHVIFKANGGADTGNELYRTAIRPIWDGSTSTDWNTASNWSSDAVPTVWDNVLISTGPSNQPHITSSSGTPAVCRKLETESGAILTIDVGKAMTVGGNIVNEGTILVKADASGIGSLITEGDVSGSGSFQMEQYLTGSGGITPDGLFWYVGSPVASATSNVYNAAGTDKLWRADETTQSYPQIADNSTSLNVMEGYVARLGSNSTLTFTGGTFNNGNQSASGLTRTGTTETNRGYNLVSNPYPSTVSWDDASRTNLETTMWYRTHQGSTMLYDTYNASSGIGTNNNGNGAVTGDVPPTQAFWVRVSADGLTGQLDFTNADRSHGTLAGIYKTEAQDGLLRMTLSNGSVSDEAVVAFNSAAQDVFDDYDSHKFWAAASVPQVYMNVLQDTLAINGLYSTVTNPIVPLGVKIPASGEYSLTANDISVTGEDVYLEDRYLHFFQDLNLDADYTFTSDVGNIGDRFILHFGTSVTGVEDGASMNSRVYTSNGNQLNIILSENTNTGNVQVLDMAGRIVRTANLKASRTTLDMNTSTGIYLIRVETAKGTETHKVVIQ
- a CDS encoding tetratricopeptide repeat protein, giving the protein MKRKLFMLLSVLTCMYEAQAGNIETYRERQQATQKLIHKNPAQAKEDLYDLLVQKAEVPDTVFAYTLQLVGVYYWTTNELDSAEYYFKKNIAINKDRPEHRVGNLINLAAVYSESGKLSEAADLLFEALAFYRQFKNVAGMAKCYVDLANVYSYSGVNDQAIQYLLQALELYEQDTVDHERDKALANFNLANSFTSQKDYEFALERYNNALPVLKKDFGMLTYCIGLLTRSYVLSQINKGAEALETTDSVIATINTTEAFSYLMGYAQMNKGVALKSLARNDQAIESFRTAFSEALVAEDEVLLITTEYVSFLNGVGKFAEADQAIKRFEETTFEQDERLVDRLRYEEVKLQTLEALGEEAKQLATLKKIVLLKDSLSGLYDQFVVKELHERYKSEIIDGERQLAQAKVELLEKNNAQNRLWIAISLLLFTIATGIGIYLWYTKRLKHRLSVLELQRLNDEKRGLEKEARLQEENLKLRESVIEKQKQELLATAMEVNSIRENIRRILSEQKDETDAKRLQKSISTLVRDQTFTERLLDKFKSIDPNFINQLSKQFPDLTGSELEFCSLLKLGLHNKEIAHILQISHDSVIKKRYRMAQKLRGSDGMEVDEVLRNIDRP